The Arachis ipaensis cultivar K30076 chromosome B03, Araip1.1, whole genome shotgun sequence region CCACCCTCCTCTCCTCCCCTCCCTCTTCACCGCACTCTGCTCTTCTTGTCATCCCTTTTCCATCTCCTCACTCAAATCGAAGCAATTTTGACCAAATGAGTACGATGTATTTGAGACGGTGTTTTCATCTAGCACCAAGCAACTACTTTTGGCATAGTGGATAATTGAAGGAGGAAAGCTTTGATCTACAGAAATCGATGTCCAAGCAACTACCTTTGGCATGGTGGTTCATCATGGGGGCAGGTTTGGATTGAATGGGAACGACGTTGTCGTTTTTGGCCCTGTtgttttgttattattgttatagaAGGAGTTGGGGTAACTGAAATCGAGAAAATGATCAATTTTTGAGAAGAACAGCTGCCTTGATTTCATGTCTAGGGCGTCTATGAGTTTTGAGCTGTAGTTTGGGTAGGGGATGAGCCAGAAGGCGTCGTCATTGGGAAATCCGTTGGAGGAGGCATTGGTTGGGACGGTAAAGCTGAAGGAGACGTAGAGGCCTTCGGCAAAGTTAAAGAAGGGCTCGACGGGAGCGTGCTTGTGGCGGCGGGTGAAGGGAAGGAGAGGAGAATAGCATAGGAGAAGAGTGCCGtggagaaggaggagaaggagaggaGCGGTGTGGGGTCAAAGTGGGTACAATGTGGCACTAAATCGTTGAGTCATCAATGGAGATGAGCTCAAGGACCACTATGGTGCCCAGAGCTCAATTTGGGGGACTACTATAGTGAAATTGGAACCTCGAAAAATAAATTGAGTAATTCCATGAATCTCAGGAAAtattaggggtgagcacgggtcgaGTTGGTTCGGATTTAAGGTGAAATTAGAACCGAATCAATTGGATTATAATTGGTTCGGATTTACGTTTTTTGTGTATGtatccaaaccaaaccaaaccaattaaaaatggattggttcggttcggataaTTGGATACTCGATGAAacagaaattcataaaaaaaattgaaaaaacgaAATTAGAGATGCCGACAACGGAGAGGAAGCTGGTTGCTGCGTCGCTGCCGCTACCAAAGACGACGATGGAAAAGTCGATGCTGACGGTCCCGTGGACGACGATGCTGATGGTCCCACAGAAGACAATGGTGACGGAAACGccaacaatggagaggaagctggTTGCGTGAGTAACGGTGAGGTGGTAAGGTTTGAGGAAGCTCTGCTAGGGTTTACTACATGGGGTGAGGTAGGGCGCCGCTGCTAGTGTTTGTTAGGGTTACTAGATAACTCAAAAACATAAaaaggcatatatatatatattaatttttttatttaattaatatatggtcGGGTCtacgggttggttcgggttccaCACTCCAGAACTGTTCCCCGAACCAATTATTAGAGAGAGTCATTGGTTTGATTCGAGTTGGGTCGGGTCTACGGGGGTTTGGGTTCTGCACTCCCAGAACCGTTATCCGGACCAATTACTAGAAAAGacattggtttggttcgggtccTGTTGGTTTcaaaaccaatttaattggttcggttcgaaTTCTGACgggtaatcgggtacccgctacccgtgctcaccccctAGGAAACACTTGAGTACAATTTTCTATCTTTGCATTATGCCATATGATTCTCGTTGTATTTTTATCTCCTTATGATAACCTATCTTTATATAATGTTATACTTATATGATTCTTTTTTTAATCGTAACTTTTCATATTCTCTTATCCTTTATTTTTATGTAGGTTACACTATTGCTTTCAATGttaatgttaattatttttaataagtataaatttaattaaaaattaatttcttctcttcttctttcataCTCATCACTCAttcttatatttattatataaatcaacatttatttcacaCATTTTTTTTACCTCCTCTCACATAATAcatctttttctttctccttctcccTCTCAATTCTTGCTAATTTTTTGCAAATTAGAATTTAGTTGATGaccatagttttttttttttttaatttgctaaACATATGTATTCGGTGATTGTATAATTGTATTCattagtttttttatttctttgtatAATTGTATTCATCTGTTAATATATTGTTTTTGTTGCCTATATatcgctttttttttctttcaacaatttacatttttttaataTCATTTAGTTGTAATAATATTGTTAAAAATGTATGTTGTCAtgattcataaaaaataaaattaaaaaaataaatatcgtTTTTAATAACATATGGATTTACAACTCGGCTTTGTGTTATTTTGATGTCAGATATTTAGATTAACACATGGGAAAAGTCTAGggccagcaactttattaaattctggccagcatgtaatccgcaaaagaaaattgaaccattggatgaaatttcacaccattaaaatcatcattgatggctacttgatggctacaaatcacaaaagttgctggcccctagcactcctctttagtttaatataaataatagatTCTATTattgatgaattttatgatacgaaaaatcgaccacttcgttaataaaaaatacatacatattttttgtattttaaaatatattttctatcgatatatttttgtaatgcatttcatattatataattttttgcataaatttttaatattatatatgttattgacCCCCTCATAATAATATGTCTAGATCCGTCCCTGattaaaagtaatttataaataagttattctatttttgattttttagttctaaaagtatttattttaaaaaaaatataataaaaaaaatttattataaaaaaagttattttttttaacttttctataaatacttaaataattttcaaaaaactataatttaattttaaaatttacactaaatattaataatactattttttataaataaaaaataaaaaaaaaataactttaaaaaCTTCTCAATtgtcatgttttttttttttttttaccaaagatacgagactcgaacccgcaacctcttaattgagtatggggagactatattatttgagctattattcattggcaaaaatttggaaagataggagactcgaacccacaacctcttaattgaatatggagAGTCTATATCATTTAAACTATTATTCATTagctaaaaatttaaaaagatatgtgACTCAAACTCGCGACCTCTTAATTGGCTAACTCAATTGCCATGTTAGTTaaacttatattatttaattcgtattaaaaattttgtaagtaAATACAAtaatcgattatatatatatatatattgaatttaattattaaaaaagtatttaaaaaaaaaaagttttaagcgTGAGGGACTCCATTTTGATAAACAAATAATGAAAGAccaataacttaaaaaaaaaaggtcTGCAAGTCGTCGACGACATTGCCTGAATTCACCGTAAAACGTTGATCTTTTCTCTTTTGTCTGTGTGTCTCAAGAAAGGAGAGGAGTTCTGAATACCAGACACCGGTCACTACACTCCTTTTACTGTTTAGCTTTTCGCTTTGTTACCGACCTTTCCATCATGACCAACCAAAACATTGATTGGATTGGTTCATTTGTGTCTGCGGCAATGCAAGTGGCGTTGGGACGTGTAGACACTATAGTTTCTCCTGCTGTTCTAGAATTCCTCCGAGGCAACCACATTGACGAGCCACTCCTGGAGAAGTTGAAGATGCTGTTGGTGTTAGCTGCCACAGTGCTCAATGATGTTGAGGAAAAGCAGTTCACTGATACATCCGTCAAGGAATGGTTTGATGGGCTGAGGAATGCTGCCTATGATGCTGATGATCTCCTGGATGAGATTGCCACTCTTCAAAACAAGGAGGATTCTTCTGGATCTGACACCGTCGTTGGCCGGTTTAATGCTTATCTTCATTCTCTAACTCCATCTGCTCGACAACTGACTTCTAATCTCGACAAGATAGTTGAGATGCTGAAATTTTTTACTGAGCATAAGGGCAGTCTTGGCCTCAATGAAGTCAACGCTGGTAAGTCACTCTCGTTGGCTTTACCCACAACTTCTTTGGTGGATGAACATCAAGTGTACGGCAGAGATGATGACAAGAAAAAGATTATTGACTTTCTGCCATCTAATGGAAAAAGGGTGGCTGTTGTTGCAATTGTTGGGATGGGAGGGGTTGGTAAAACCACTCTTGCTAGGATGTTGTACAACGACAATCTTTACCAGTTCAGATCATGGACTTGTATTTCAGAGACATCAGACGTTTGTCAAGTTACCAAGAAAGTCTATGAGTCATTCACTTTGTCTCATTCTAACATTTCAGACTTGAATGTACTCCAAATCAAGCTTGAGAGGCTATTAAGAGGACAGCGGTTTCTGCTTGTTTTGGACGGGTTTTCGGATGAAAACTCTCTCGATTGGGACACGCTGAGAAGGCCATTCCTCTCAGGAGGCAGGGGAAGTAAAATC contains the following coding sequences:
- the LOC107632529 gene encoding putative disease resistance RPP13-like protein 1, with protein sequence MTNQNIDWIGSFVSAAMQVALGRVDTIVSPAVLEFLRGNHIDEPLLEKLKMLLVLAATVLNDVEEKQFTDTSVKEWFDGLRNAAYDADDLLDEIATLQNKEDSSGSDTVVGRFNAYLHSLTPSARQLTSNLDKIVEMLKFFTEHKGSLGLNEVNAGKSLSLALPTTSLVDEHQVYGRDDDKKKIIDFLPSNGKRVAVVAIVGMGGVGKTTLARMLYNDNLYQFRSWTCISETSDVCQVTKKVYESFTLSHSNISDLNVLQIKLERLLRGQRFLLVLDGFSDENSLDWDTLRRPFLSGGRGSKIIVTTRSQRIAKAVQADLTHPLVPLQEEDTWNLFSSHAFKAGKPINYHVIEAIGKEIVKKCKGLPLAAKSLGSLLHYTEDVEEWENVCNSHIWELPCGKSSILPALRLSYNHLPSLLRQCFVYCSIFPQGYEIEKWDLIYLWMAEGILPKPDTQKRVEDVGHECFQELLSRSFFDQSNPK